Part of the Candidatus Effluviviaceae Genus I sp. genome, GCCATCGTCTCGTCGCTCGTCGCCGACGTCATCATGCCCCCCATCGGTCTTCTCCTCGGCAACGTGGACTTCAGCAACCTCTTCGTCGTGCTCAAGGAAGGCGCGATGCAGGGGCCGTACGCCTCGCTGGCCGCCGCGAAGGGCGCAGGAGCCGTAACCCTCAACTACGGCGTCTTCTTCAACGCCATCATCAGCTTCCTCATCGTCGCGTTCTCCGTGTTCCTCCTCATCTCGCAGATGAACAGGCTCAAGCGCCAGGCGGAGGCTCCGCCCGCCTCGCCGACGACGAAGGACTGCCCGTTCTGCTTCTCGGCCGTGCCGATCAAGGCGACGCGCTGCCCGTTCTGCACGTCCCAGATCCAGGCCTGACGCGACGATGGGCCCGAAGCCCGGGTGATGAGGCCCGCCGGTTGACCGGTGGGCCTCATCCGGCTATGCTCGTCGAATCCGGCGTCCCCCGGGTCACAGGATCGGCATGAACGGCAACGGAAGGGTCACAGCTCTTGCCCGAGGGCTCCCACCGGTCGCGCGCTTCTACGCCGCGGTCTCGGTCGTGCTCGCCGTGCTCCTGGCCGCCACGGCGCTTCGCACTCTCTCCGGCGGTCCCGCAGGCCAGCTCATCGATCTGAACCCCAGGACGCCCGTCTTCGCGACGCTTTCGCCCTGGGGGCGCGTCGTGGGCGTGAACAGGCTGGGCATGCTCGAGGCCACGTTCGACGTGCTGGGCGTGCTCACCCCGATCCCCGAGGACGCCATGAGCTTCGCCGCGTCGGCCGCCGCCGGCGAGGAGCTCAGCGCCGTCGCAGCGCGCCTCGGCGTCGATCTCGACCTCCTGGCCGGCGCGAACAGCTCGAGCTACGCGAAGCTGGCCGGCCGGTCCGCCGAGTTCCGCCTGCCCCTCCTCTACTCCCGCGAGAGGACCTGGGACAGGTCGCTCGAGTTCCTCTACCCCACGTCGCTCAAGGTGCCGCTCGGCAGCAACCGCGCGACGCGTGGCGGAGCGCCGACGATCGCCGAGCACACGGTCCGACCCGGGGAGTGCCTCTGGAACATCGCGCAGAAGTACAGGGTGAAGATGGAGACGATCCTCGCGATGAACGACCTTCCCAACGCGCGGTATCTGCGGGTCGGGCAGGTCCTGCAGGTCCCGGACACCGACGGGTCGTTCGTGACGGTGCGGCGCGGAGACACCATGGAGGGCATCTGCAAGCGCTACGGCGTGCAGGTCACGGAGCTCGTCAACGCCAACCCGGGCGTGGACGTCGCCAGGCTCATGGTCAACCAGAGGATCTTCGTCCCCGGGCTCGGCGCGATCGAGCAGCTCTTCCGGCTCGTCTGGCCCGTGCACGGGCGCATCTCGGGCCGCTACGGCCACCGCTTCCACCCGATCTTCCACCGCCGCATGATGCACACAGGGCTCGACATTGCCGCCAGACACGGGACGCCGATCGCGGCGGCGATGGACGGGCGCGTGACATTCGCGGGGACGAAGGGCGGGTACGGAAGGACCATCATCGTCGAGCACCCGAACGGCTACGAGACGCTCTACGGGCACTGCTCGAAGATCCTGGTGAAGCGCGGCGAACGCGTCCGGAAGGGCCAGACCATCGGCCGCGTGGGAAACACGGGCTACTCCACCGGCCCCCACCTTCACTTCGAGGTCAAGCGGAACGGCAAGCGCGTGAACCCCGAGAGCGTGCTGTTCTAGCGAGCGGGCCGCGCGTCAGAACCCCAGCTCCCCGGCCACTGTCCTCATCGACTCGATCGCGATCCCCACGAACTCATCGAGCGACAGCCCGAGATCGGTGCACGTCTGGATCGCCTCGCGGTTCGCGCCGGCGGCGAAGCGCTTCTCCTTGAACCGCCGCATCACGAACTCCACGTCGACGTTCGCGAGCTTCTTCGTGGGGTGCATGAGCGCCGCCGC contains:
- a CDS encoding peptidoglycan DD-metalloendopeptidase family protein, which encodes MNGNGRVTALARGLPPVARFYAAVSVVLAVLLAATALRTLSGGPAGQLIDLNPRTPVFATLSPWGRVVGVNRLGMLEATFDVLGVLTPIPEDAMSFAASAAAGEELSAVAARLGVDLDLLAGANSSSYAKLAGRSAEFRLPLLYSRERTWDRSLEFLYPTSLKVPLGSNRATRGGAPTIAEHTVRPGECLWNIAQKYRVKMETILAMNDLPNARYLRVGQVLQVPDTDGSFVTVRRGDTMEGICKRYGVQVTELVNANPGVDVARLMVNQRIFVPGLGAIEQLFRLVWPVHGRISGRYGHRFHPIFHRRMMHTGLDIAARHGTPIAAAMDGRVTFAGTKGGYGRTIIVEHPNGYETLYGHCSKILVKRGERVRKGQTIGRVGNTGYSTGPHLHFEVKRNGKRVNPESVLF
- the mscL gene encoding large-conductance mechanosensitive channel protein MscL, whose translation is MLKQFKEFALRGNVVDMAVGIIIGAAFGAIVSSLVADVIMPPIGLLLGNVDFSNLFVVLKEGAMQGPYASLAAAKGAGAVTLNYGVFFNAIISFLIVAFSVFLLISQMNRLKRQAEAPPASPTTKDCPFCFSAVPIKATRCPFCTSQIQA
- a CDS encoding phosphohydrolase: RHGLVSADMLTERGFPADIVHAVKAHNDHVPRESLMDKALYATDPVTGLVVAAALMHPTKKLANVDVEFVMRRFKEKRFAAGANREAIQTCTDLGLSLDEFVGIAIESMRTVAGELGF